The following proteins are encoded in a genomic region of Ostrea edulis chromosome 7, xbOstEdul1.1, whole genome shotgun sequence:
- the LOC130047784 gene encoding uncharacterized protein LOC130047784: MANFEKTTMKHPSKSSEKRQCNTFAVLKLHGEDVFSSVKRLSHCQILVDPRSLYMGIMTLPNEDLKQAAILQYEVARKKGLQHWIKDFRQNCQCDMTEDWIDENLPSLDGKKFMKLKKSDSAYAAEPSRDIRLKTDPSLQIVRENAAEIKMTSTTIENSAVSVTETQMKKVEGASLPTSAASAPTHERNSQAGKKRWSLNKPLSCGRQSQSSETVSRTVYFRRLDDKSFKNSSMHQSSKSRQRDNFKRNKCPNTNTDEGVSTLSTATTSSESAAFRKVVSNKRTLSVTVNIEQPSSKSKSLQYSEYCLLSTCSSLDKKVRRHCTQRHMPAMFQIVSTDSDNVVQCVQALRWLIRTALGEQATLKDAMDAVNQANKIPSTIALNPLHTDLFRQACRFLKIDEPRKFTLHPVNSPAVLLFWRCIMVLLDQCNPSQQKEFIHFKSPSPSTSSSALVSVQHDSDSELPPDLVEYNLPADSSSDEMEVAKPGE; this comes from the coding sequence ATGgccaattttgaaaaaaccACAATGAAGCACCCCAGCAAAAGTTCTGAGAAGAGGCAAtgcaacacctttgctgtcctCAAACTGCACGGAGAAGATGTCTTTTCCAGTGTTAAGCGTCTAAGCCATTGCCAGATCCTTGTGGATCCAAGGAGTTTATATATGGGAATTATGACGCTTCCAAATGAAGACCTCAAGCAGGCTGCTATTTTGCAGTACGAAGTTGCTAGGAAGAAGGGTCTTCAGCACTGGATTAAGGATTTCCGCCAGAACTGCCAGTGTGACATGACAGAGGATTGGATAGATGAGAATCTGCCTTCTTTGGATGGcaaaaaatttatgaaattgaaaaagtcTGATTCAGCCTATGCTGCCGAACCATCGCGCGACATACGTCTGAAGACTGACCCAAGTTTACAAATTGTTCGAGAAAATGCAGCAGAGATAAAGATGACTTCGACAACAATAGAAAACTCGGCTGTGTCTGTGACAGAAACACAGATGAAGAAGGTGGAAGGAGCTTCTCTTCCCACATCTGCTGCATCCGCTCCAACTCATGAGAGGAATTCTCAGGCTGGAAAAAAGAGATGGAGCTTGAACAAACCGCTGTCCTGTGGAAGGCAGTCACAGTCTTCTGAGACTGTTTCTAGAACAGTGTATTTTAGGAGACTTGATGACAAATCCTTTAAAAACTCATCTATGCATCAATCCTCTAAGTCAAGACAAAGGGATAATTTTAAGAGGAACAAATGTCCGAACACCAACACAGATGAGGGAGTATCCACTCTTTCTACTGCCACAACTAGCAGTGAGAGTGCTGCATTTCGAAAGGTTGTATCGAATAAAAGAACTTTATCAGTGACAGTTAATATCGAGCAACCTTCAAGCAAATCAAAATCTCTCCAATATTCAGAGTACTGCTTGTTGTCCACTTGTTCCTCTTTAGATAAAAAAGTCAGACGTCATTGCACCCAGAGGCACATGCCAGCAATGTTCCAGATAGTGTCAACTGACTCTGATAATGTTGTCCAGTGTGTTCAAGCTTTAAGGTGGCTGATCAGAACTGCTCTTGGAGAACAAGCCACCTTAAAGGATGCAATGGATGCAGTCAACCAGGCAAATAAAATCCCCTCAACTATTGCCTTAAACCCATTGCATACAGATTTATTTCGTCAGGCCTGTCGTTTTCTGAAGATAGATGAGCCTAGAAAATTCACACTTCACCCAGTGAATTCCCCAGCCGTTTTGTTGTTTTGGAGATGCATCATGGTACTTTTGGACCAATGTAACCCATCTCAACAGAAGGAGTTCATACATTTTAAATCACCCAGTCCTTCCACTTCATCTAGTGCTCTTGTGAGTGTTCAACATGATTCAGACTCTGAATTGCCACCAGATCTGGTAGAGTACAATTTGCCAGCTGATTCGAGTTCTGATGAAATGGAAGTAGCCAAACCTGGCGAGTAA